A single Sciurus carolinensis chromosome 15, mSciCar1.2, whole genome shotgun sequence DNA region contains:
- the LOC124965386 gene encoding proline-rich protein 2-like, translated as MAVTQWAGLAGLCSPNAPWKSGPSSVGRKGLDRQEGEIREDPVPKGVQGPSQQKAPGQDRLAERRPGRTGSTEGTRAAQSRGGGLRGAGASGPRSSTSVAPAVAWEAPASTPRPPPGGSARQRHLGHLLHLQRLLRPLPLLPPTLQAAGLPPPPRLCGPRPARPESPPRAPPRARLGHHASAPRRAPHFLKLRPERGCGSALPAGLRQGSRQPPPGPAPLRLAFPGPASRPPARGQRGATGHAGRLEPEPCGGPGPRPSCYLRHPRGRRPGRRRGRSQRGAGQTEHGQASVPARRLAARAPPSPPGARAPPPPQVGRAPSPPLPRSRTTAAAAASRLSHPPRSPGVWLSTSRSRSDPSGSGGELEPQSPPREGPRRCWF; from the exons ATGGCTGTCACCCAGTGGGCTGGCCTCGCTGGCCTCTGCTCACCAAACGCCCCCTGGAAGTCTGGCCCATCCTCAGTTGGTAGGAAAGGTCTGGACAGACAGGAAGGAGAAATCAGGGAGGATCCTGTTCCCAAGGGCGTCCAGGGCCCCAGTCAGCAGAAGGCGCCTGGTCAGGACAGACTGGCTGAGAGGAGACCCGGGAGGACAGGAAGCACGGAAGGAACCAGAGCGGCCCAGAGCAGAGGAGGCGGCCTCCGAGGAGCAGGAGCCTCCGGGCCACGTTCAAGCACAAGCGTGGCCCCAGCAGTGGCGTGGGAGGCCCCAGCCTCCACCCCACGACCCCCACCTGGAGGCTCAGCCAGGCAGCGGCACCTGGGCCACCTGCTCCATCTGCAGAGGCTGCTCCGCCCTCTCCCCCTGCTGCCCCCAACACTCCAGGCTGCAG GTCTGCCGCCGCCACCGCGGCTGTGCGGCCCGCGCCCCGCCCGACCCGAGTCCCCGCCGCGGGCGCCTCCCCGCGCCCGGCTCGGCCACCACGCCTCGGCGCCCCGCCGGGCTCCCCACTTCCTCAAGCTGCGCCCCGAGCGCGGCTGCGGGAGCGCGCTGCCCGCGGGGCTGCGCCAGGGCTCACGACAGCCTCCGCCCGGCCCCGCGCCCCTCCGCCTCGCCTTCCCCGGCCCGGCCTCCCGCCCTCCCGCCCGCGGGCAGCGCGGTGCCACGGGCCACGCCGGGAGGCTGGAACCTGAGCCCTGCGGTGGCCCTGGTCCCCGCCCCAGCTGCTACCTGCGCCACCCGCGAGGCCGGCGCCCGGGGAGGCGGCGCGGGCGCTCGCAGCGCGGCGCCGGACAGACGGAGCACGGCCAGGCCTCAGTCCCCGCCCGGCGCCTGGCTGCGCGCGCGCCCCCGTCCCCGCCAGGCGCGcgcgcccctccccctccccaggtcGGGCGCGCGCCGAGCCCGCCCCTCCCCCGGTCTCGCACcaccgctgccgccgccgcctcgCGGCTGAGTCACCCGCCGCGCAGTCCGGGCGTCTGGCTCAGCACCAGTCGCTCGCGCTCGGaccccagcggctcgggaggggAACTGGAGCCCCAGTCCCCGCCTCGGGAGGGTCCTCGCAGATGCTGGTTTTAA